One Streptomyces sp. CNQ-509 DNA window includes the following coding sequences:
- a CDS encoding glycosyltransferase family 4 protein, with translation MTAEVPLRIALLSYKGNPFCGGQGVYVRHLSRELARLGHRVEVIGAQPYPVLDPGVTLTELPSLDLYRQPDPFRTPARGEYRDWIDLLEVGTMWTGGFPEPLTFSLRARRHLAARRGEFDVVHDNQTLGYGLLGGARALGAPLVTTVHHPITVDRDLELAAAPDWRRRYSVRRWYGFTRMQRRVARRLPAVLTVSGSSRTQITAQLGARPERVHVVPIGADTELFTPDPSVPRVPGRIVTTASADVPLKGLVHLVEALAKIRTEQPDAHVVVVGKRAEDGPVAQAVERFGLGGAIRFVTGISDEELVGLLRSAQVACVPSLYEGFSLPAAEAMATGTPLVATTGGAIPEVAGPDNETSLAVPPGDAGALAGALTRLLADAPLRARLGAAGRERVLARFTWAQAAKQTAERYREAIAADAATAARPRPRGGPATARMRAAGGDR, from the coding sequence GTGACCGCCGAGGTGCCACTGCGCATCGCCCTGCTCAGCTACAAGGGCAACCCCTTCTGCGGCGGACAGGGTGTCTACGTCCGCCACCTCTCGCGTGAGCTGGCCCGCCTCGGCCACCGGGTCGAGGTGATCGGCGCCCAGCCCTATCCCGTGCTCGACCCCGGCGTCACCCTGACGGAGCTGCCCAGCCTCGACCTCTACCGGCAGCCCGACCCCTTCCGCACCCCCGCGCGCGGCGAGTACCGCGACTGGATCGACCTGCTCGAGGTCGGCACGATGTGGACCGGCGGCTTCCCCGAGCCGCTGACGTTCAGCCTCCGCGCCCGCCGCCATCTGGCCGCCCGCCGCGGCGAGTTCGACGTCGTCCACGACAACCAGACCCTGGGCTACGGCCTCCTCGGCGGCGCCCGCGCCCTCGGCGCCCCGCTCGTGACCACCGTGCACCACCCGATCACCGTCGACCGGGACCTGGAGCTGGCCGCCGCGCCCGACTGGCGGCGGCGCTACTCGGTGCGCCGCTGGTACGGGTTCACGCGCATGCAGCGCCGCGTCGCCCGCCGGCTGCCCGCGGTGCTGACGGTCTCCGGCTCGTCGCGTACACAGATAACGGCCCAGCTCGGGGCGCGCCCCGAGCGGGTGCACGTGGTGCCGATCGGCGCGGACACCGAGCTGTTCACACCCGACCCTTCCGTGCCGCGGGTGCCGGGCCGGATCGTCACGACGGCGAGCGCGGACGTGCCGCTGAAGGGTCTCGTGCACCTCGTCGAGGCGCTGGCCAAGATCCGTACGGAGCAGCCGGACGCGCACGTGGTCGTGGTCGGCAAGCGCGCGGAGGACGGGCCGGTCGCGCAGGCCGTCGAGCGCTTCGGGCTCGGCGGGGCGATCAGGTTCGTCACCGGCATCAGCGACGAGGAGTTGGTCGGCCTGCTGCGCAGCGCGCAGGTCGCGTGCGTGCCTTCGCTGTACGAGGGCTTCTCGCTGCCGGCCGCCGAGGCGATGGCGACGGGCACGCCCCTGGTCGCCACGACGGGCGGCGCGATCCCCGAGGTGGCGGGCCCGGACAACGAGACGAGCCTGGCGGTCCCCCCGGGAGACGCCGGCGCCCTGGCCGGCGCCCTCACCCGCCTGCTCGCCGACGCCCCGCTGCGGGCCCGTCTGGGCGCGGCGGGCCGCGAGCGGGTACTGGCCCGCTTCACCTGGGCCCAGGCGGCGAAGCAGACCGCGGAGCGCTACCGGGAGGCGATCGCGGCCGACGCGGCGACGGCCGCCCGCCCCCGGCCGAGGGGCGGCCCGGCGACGGCAAGGATGCGCGCGGCAGGCGGTGACCGCTGA